Proteins encoded within one genomic window of Variovorax sp. OAS795:
- a CDS encoding alkaline phosphatase D family protein has translation MNAARPVSQKRRLLIGGMAAASLGHPFLRLNAQPQSARELFTLGVASGSPRPDGVVLWTRLAPDPLQGGGMGEAPVEVRWEVAHDENFARIAAKGSATADASLAHSVHAEVQGLAPGRPYWYRFTAEGVRSPAGRTRTAPAETDASPQPLRFAFASCQQYEQGYYAAYRDMAEQPFDFVVHLGDYIYESSWGSRHVRRHQGGIPTQLAEFRDRHALYKTDPQLQAAHAAFPWLVTWDDHEVANDYTDDVSPRTADPAQFLAVRAAAYQAWYEHMPVPASMRPTGAAATIYGRHRFGRMLDVLLLDGRQYRSHHACLAGRSASPLADCADRLAPERSFLGKKQEAWLANELAAPPARWTVIAQPTLMAEADRKRGPAHGYWMDGWDGYAASRARLLDSVAAIKARGGDALVISGDVHAFWAADLRREPQGPAVATEFVGGAITSEGPSAANVAHMLAKNEHLRYGRGDKRGYAHMALDAHGCTVEFRAVEDEKSADSAVSTMARFAVERGAPGVHLEAT, from the coding sequence ATGAACGCGGCCCGGCCTGTCTCGCAAAAGCGCCGACTGCTGATCGGCGGGATGGCCGCCGCATCGCTCGGCCACCCGTTCCTGCGGCTGAACGCGCAGCCACAAAGCGCGCGCGAACTCTTCACGCTCGGCGTGGCATCGGGCAGCCCGCGGCCTGACGGCGTGGTGCTGTGGACCCGCCTCGCACCCGATCCGCTGCAGGGCGGCGGCATGGGCGAGGCGCCGGTCGAGGTGCGCTGGGAAGTGGCGCACGACGAGAACTTTGCGCGCATCGCCGCGAAGGGCAGTGCCACGGCCGATGCGTCGCTCGCGCATTCGGTGCATGCCGAAGTGCAAGGCCTCGCGCCGGGTCGACCCTACTGGTATCGCTTCACGGCCGAAGGCGTGCGAAGCCCGGCCGGCCGCACCCGTACCGCACCGGCCGAAACCGACGCCTCACCGCAGCCGCTGCGCTTTGCCTTCGCGTCGTGCCAGCAGTACGAGCAGGGCTACTACGCGGCCTACCGCGACATGGCCGAGCAGCCATTCGACTTCGTCGTGCACCTGGGCGACTACATCTACGAAAGCTCGTGGGGATCGCGCCACGTGCGCCGCCACCAGGGCGGCATTCCCACGCAGCTCGCGGAGTTTCGCGATCGCCATGCGCTCTACAAGACGGACCCGCAGCTGCAGGCCGCGCACGCCGCGTTCCCCTGGCTCGTGACCTGGGACGACCACGAGGTGGCCAACGACTACACCGACGACGTGTCGCCGCGCACCGCCGATCCCGCGCAGTTTCTGGCCGTTCGCGCCGCGGCCTACCAGGCGTGGTACGAGCACATGCCCGTGCCTGCCAGCATGCGGCCGACCGGCGCCGCGGCCACCATCTACGGCCGCCACCGTTTCGGCCGCATGCTCGACGTGTTGCTGCTCGATGGGCGGCAGTACCGCTCGCACCACGCTTGCCTGGCAGGCCGCAGCGCCTCGCCGCTGGCCGACTGCGCCGACCGGCTTGCGCCCGAGCGCAGCTTCCTCGGAAAGAAGCAGGAGGCCTGGCTGGCGAACGAACTGGCCGCGCCGCCCGCGCGCTGGACCGTCATTGCGCAGCCCACGCTGATGGCCGAGGCCGACCGCAAGCGCGGCCCCGCGCATGGGTATTGGATGGACGGCTGGGACGGCTACGCCGCGTCCCGCGCGCGGCTGCTCGACAGCGTGGCCGCCATCAAGGCGCGCGGTGGCGATGCACTGGTCATCAGCGGCGACGTGCATGCCTTCTGGGCCGCCGACCTGCGCCGCGAGCCGCAGGGCCCGGCGGTGGCGACCGAATTCGTCGGCGGCGCCATCACCTCCGAAGGGCCCAGCGCCGCCAACGTGGCCCATATGCTCGCGAAGAACGAACACCTTCGCTACGGCCGCGGCGACAAGCGCGGCTATGCGCACATGGCACTCGACGCGCACGGCTGCACGGTCGAGTTCCGCGCCGTGGAAGACGAAAAAT
- a CDS encoding MFS transporter codes for MNASPPALDSADTDLSASSSASRANFMRAVLALGVGGFAIGTGEFVIMGLLPEVARDIGVTIPQAGHVISAYALGVVIGAPVLAVLAAGWRRRALLIALMAVFAAGNFASAMAPGYMSLNLLRFATGLPHGTYFGVAALVAATLAPPGRRARAVGLVMLGLTGATLVGVPIAAWLGQLFGWRAAFVFVGVIALIAMALLRRDIPDLAAPAGASPWRELGALKRKQVWFTLGIGAIGFGGMFSVFSYIKPTLIEVAGLPLGGVPFVLALFGLGMVTGNIVGSRLADRSLMRTIGGLLVYAALVLAAFTFAAHNVFTAAFNVFLIGTTVAIGPALQIRLMDVAGDAQTLAAALNHSAFNMANALGAWLGGVAIAAGLGWTSTGWVGALLALAGVGIFGWAVMSARASVQPGGAQRATGIL; via the coding sequence TTGAACGCCTCCCCACCCGCGCTGGACAGCGCGGACACCGACCTTTCCGCTTCGTCTTCCGCCTCGCGCGCCAACTTCATGCGTGCCGTGCTGGCCCTCGGGGTCGGCGGCTTTGCCATCGGCACCGGCGAGTTCGTGATCATGGGCCTGCTGCCCGAGGTGGCACGCGACATCGGCGTCACCATTCCGCAGGCCGGCCACGTCATCAGCGCCTATGCGCTCGGCGTGGTGATCGGCGCCCCGGTGCTCGCGGTGCTGGCCGCGGGCTGGCGCCGCCGCGCGCTGCTGATCGCGCTCATGGCCGTGTTTGCCGCCGGCAACTTCGCCAGCGCCATGGCGCCGGGCTACATGTCGCTCAACCTGCTGCGCTTTGCGACCGGGCTGCCGCACGGCACCTACTTCGGCGTTGCCGCGCTGGTGGCCGCCACGCTCGCGCCGCCGGGGCGCCGCGCGCGGGCGGTGGGCCTCGTGATGCTGGGGCTCACGGGCGCCACGCTGGTCGGCGTGCCGATCGCCGCGTGGCTCGGGCAGCTTTTCGGCTGGCGCGCGGCCTTCGTGTTCGTGGGCGTGATCGCGCTGATCGCCATGGCGCTGCTGCGCCGCGACATCCCCGACCTTGCCGCGCCCGCGGGCGCGAGCCCCTGGCGCGAGCTTGGCGCGCTGAAGCGCAAGCAGGTGTGGTTCACGCTCGGCATCGGCGCCATCGGCTTCGGCGGCATGTTCTCGGTGTTCAGCTACATCAAGCCCACGCTGATCGAAGTGGCCGGCCTGCCGCTGGGCGGCGTGCCTTTCGTGCTCGCGCTGTTCGGCCTGGGCATGGTCACCGGCAACATCGTCGGGTCGCGGCTGGCCGACAGGTCGCTGATGCGCACCATCGGCGGCCTGCTCGTGTATGCGGCGCTGGTGCTCGCGGCATTCACCTTCGCGGCGCACAACGTCTTCACGGCGGCGTTCAACGTGTTCCTCATCGGCACCACCGTCGCCATCGGGCCGGCCCTGCAGATCCGCCTGATGGACGTGGCCGGCGACGCGCAGACGCTTGCCGCCGCGCTCAACCACTCGGCCTTCAACATGGCCAATGCGCTTGGCGCGTGGCTTGGCGGCGTGGCCATTGCAGCGGGCCTCGGCTGGACATCGACCGGCTGGGTCGGCGCCTTGCTGGCGCTCGCGGGCGTGGGCATCTTCGGCTGGGCCGTGATGAGTGCACGCGCGAGCGTGCAGCCCGGCGGCGCCCAGCGCGCGACGGGCATTTTGTAA
- the urtE gene encoding urea ABC transporter ATP-binding subunit UrtE produces MLTVKNIHQYYGGSHILRNVSFEATLGKVTVLLGRNGVGKTTLLKSLMGLVPIKSGSIELQGKPIHKATPYERARAGIGFVPQGREIFARLTVEENLRMGLAYKSGSTPVPAELFELFPVLRQMINRRGGDLSGGQQQQLAIARALAPRPKLLILDEPTEGIQPSIIKDIGRVIRMLADRGDMAIVLCEQYYDFAQELADDYLVMERGEVIARGLGKDMEAQGVRQLVAI; encoded by the coding sequence ATGCTGACAGTCAAGAACATCCACCAGTACTACGGCGGCTCCCACATCCTGCGCAACGTGAGCTTCGAGGCCACGCTGGGCAAGGTCACGGTGCTGCTCGGCCGCAACGGCGTCGGCAAGACCACGCTGCTGAAATCCCTGATGGGCCTGGTTCCCATCAAGAGCGGGAGCATCGAGCTGCAGGGCAAGCCGATCCACAAGGCGACGCCGTATGAACGGGCAAGGGCGGGCATCGGCTTCGTGCCCCAGGGCCGCGAGATCTTCGCCCGCCTCACCGTCGAGGAAAACCTGCGCATGGGGCTGGCCTACAAGAGCGGCAGCACGCCCGTGCCGGCCGAGCTGTTCGAGTTGTTCCCGGTGCTCAGGCAGATGATCAACCGCCGCGGCGGCGATCTCTCGGGCGGGCAGCAGCAGCAGCTGGCCATCGCGCGTGCGCTGGCACCCAGGCCCAAGCTGCTGATCCTGGACGAGCCGACCGAAGGCATCCAGCCCAGCATCATCAAGGACATCGGCCGCGTGATCCGCATGCTGGCCGACCGCGGCGACATGGCCATCGTGCTGTGCGAGCAGTACTACGACTTTGCGCAGGAACTGGCCGACGATTACCTCGTGATGGAGCGCGGCGAAGTGATTGCGCGTGGCCTCGGCAAGGACATGGAAGCGCAGGGCGTGCGCCAGCTCGTGGCCATCTGA
- the urtD gene encoding urea ABC transporter ATP-binding protein UrtD, producing MTPDLMEAGAERAARAKGLHPMSGSTESGGRSAGFGRIATPGEVDVTHGRILYLEDVSVSFDGFKAINKLSLDIAPGELRCIIGPNGAGKTTMMDIITGKTRPDEGTVFFGSTIDLLRHREADIAQLGIGRKFQKPTVFEHLTVFENLELALKTNKGVRASMLFRLDSAQSDRLAEVLHTIHLSDSVSRLAGNLSHGQKQWLEIGMLLMQDPKLLLLDEPVAGMTDEETARTAELFLTLKGKHSLMVVEHDMSFIRTISEIVTVLCDGSVLAQGTLDEVQADERVIEVYLGR from the coding sequence ATGACGCCCGACCTGATGGAAGCCGGCGCGGAGCGCGCCGCACGCGCGAAGGGCCTGCACCCGATGAGCGGCAGCACCGAGTCGGGTGGCCGCTCGGCCGGCTTCGGCCGCATCGCAACGCCGGGCGAAGTGGACGTGACGCACGGCCGCATCCTGTACCTGGAAGACGTGAGCGTCAGCTTCGACGGCTTCAAGGCCATCAACAAGCTCTCGCTCGACATTGCGCCGGGCGAACTGCGCTGCATCATCGGCCCGAACGGTGCGGGCAAGACGACGATGATGGACATCATCACCGGCAAGACGCGGCCCGACGAGGGCACGGTGTTCTTCGGCAGCACCATCGACCTGCTGCGCCACCGCGAGGCCGACATCGCGCAACTGGGCATCGGCCGCAAGTTCCAGAAGCCGACGGTGTTCGAGCACCTCACCGTGTTCGAGAACCTCGAGCTCGCGCTCAAGACCAACAAGGGCGTTCGCGCGTCGATGCTGTTCCGGCTCGACTCGGCGCAGAGCGACCGGCTGGCCGAGGTGCTCCACACCATCCACCTGTCCGACAGCGTGTCGCGCCTGGCCGGCAACCTGAGCCACGGACAGAAGCAGTGGCTGGAGATCGGCATGCTGCTGATGCAGGACCCGAAGCTGCTGCTGCTCGACGAGCCCGTGGCCGGCATGACCGACGAGGAAACGGCCCGCACGGCAGAGCTGTTTCTCACGCTCAAGGGCAAGCATTCGCTGATGGTGGTGGAGCACGACATGAGCTTCATCCGCACCATCTCCGAGATCGTGACCGTGCTGTGCGACGGATCCGTGCTGGCGCAAGGCACGCTGGACGAAGTGCAGGCCGACGAGCGCGTGATCGAGGTTTACCTGGGCCGCTGA
- the urtC gene encoding urea ABC transporter permease subunit UrtC has product MSKVVLPTKGPLLSGKGWTAFFVALIVVCAVAPVLNMVVPAGSPLHMSDYAVALVGKIMCYAICALAMDLIWGYTGILSLGHGLFFALGGYMMGMYLMRQIGRDGNYKSDLPDFMVFLDWKTLPWHWTFSDSFIATLVLIVAVPGLIAFVFGFFAFRSRIKGVYFSIITQAMTFAAMLLFFRNETGFGGNNGFTDFKRILGIPVATQEMRMTLFALTGLTLLGFFLFARWLIGSKFGRVLQAIRDAETRVMFSGYNPLPYKLTIWVISAIMCGVAGALYVPQVGIINPGEMSAANSIEIAIWAAVGGRATLIGPIIGAFIVNGAKSWLTVAYPEYWLYFLGALFIAVTLFLPNGIVGLVRKWLSRERKLPSAGREEAQRAVAAAQGMEPEVLHVPLVAPEAKGARA; this is encoded by the coding sequence ATGAGCAAGGTCGTATTGCCAACCAAGGGGCCGCTTCTGAGCGGCAAGGGCTGGACAGCCTTCTTCGTCGCGCTGATCGTGGTGTGCGCGGTGGCACCGGTGCTCAACATGGTGGTGCCTGCCGGCAGCCCGCTGCACATGAGCGACTACGCCGTGGCGCTGGTCGGCAAGATCATGTGCTACGCCATCTGCGCGCTGGCCATGGACCTGATCTGGGGCTACACCGGGATTCTCTCGCTGGGCCACGGGCTCTTCTTTGCGCTGGGCGGCTACATGATGGGCATGTACCTCATGCGGCAGATCGGCCGCGACGGCAACTACAAGAGCGACCTGCCGGACTTCATGGTGTTTCTCGACTGGAAGACGCTGCCCTGGCACTGGACCTTCAGCGACAGCTTCATCGCCACGCTGGTCCTCATCGTCGCGGTGCCGGGGCTCATTGCCTTCGTCTTCGGCTTCTTCGCGTTCCGCTCGCGCATCAAGGGCGTGTATTTCTCGATCATCACGCAGGCCATGACCTTCGCGGCGATGCTGCTGTTCTTCCGCAACGAGACGGGCTTCGGCGGCAACAACGGCTTCACCGACTTCAAGCGCATCCTGGGCATTCCAGTTGCCACGCAGGAGATGCGCATGACGCTCTTCGCGCTCACCGGCCTCACGCTGCTCGGCTTCTTCCTGTTTGCCCGCTGGCTCATCGGCAGCAAGTTCGGCCGCGTGCTGCAGGCCATCCGCGATGCGGAAACGCGCGTGATGTTCTCGGGCTACAACCCGCTGCCCTACAAGCTCACGATCTGGGTCATTTCGGCCATCATGTGCGGCGTGGCGGGTGCGCTGTACGTGCCGCAGGTCGGCATCATCAACCCCGGCGAGATGAGCGCGGCCAACTCCATCGAGATCGCGATCTGGGCCGCGGTCGGCGGGCGCGCGACGCTCATCGGGCCGATCATCGGCGCCTTCATCGTCAACGGTGCGAAGAGCTGGCTCACGGTGGCCTACCCGGAATACTGGCTGTACTTCCTCGGCGCCTTGTTCATCGCCGTCACGCTGTTCCTGCCGAACGGCATCGTGGGCCTGGTACGCAAGTGGCTGTCCCGCGAGAGGAAGCTGCCGAGCGCCGGCCGCGAAGAAGCGCAGCGCGCCGTCGCCGCCGCGCAAGGCATGGAGCCGGAGGTGCTGCACGTGCCGCTGGTCGCGCCCGAAGCGAAGGGAGCGCGCGCATGA
- the urtB gene encoding urea ABC transporter permease subunit UrtB, whose amino-acid sequence MLFMATAVHALTADEARAIASGESESRITALNKAVLTADDKTAAFIQAMSDDTVKYTEDKVFVMKDDKGYDPVTGAEVKVPDTAEDVVNNNLMRGALDAAQAALKLTSKDDAVRAEAAQALFKEPDESRIPMVEKALAAETNPAIKAQLQLVRAAGMLTSADKAKRLAAAKELGANSSPDTKLLLNQRLADETEADVKAAIVASIASIDGSLVWGDRINAVFSGISLGSVLLLAALGLAITYGLMGVINMAHGELMMIGAYATYVMQGIFQRYMPEAAFGWYLVAAIPVAFLASALVGAVLERGVIRFLYGRPLETLLATWGISLMLQQLVRSLFGAQNVGVENPGWMSGGFTMLSNVTLPWNRICIIVFAVLVLLAMGWLIGRTRLGLFVRGVTQNRPIASCMGVNTARIDTYAFALGSGIAGLAGCALSQIGNVGPDLGQSYIVDSFMVVVMGGVGQLAGTVYAAMGLGILNKFIEGWAGAVLAKIAVLVFIIIFIQKRPQGIFAMKGRSAEA is encoded by the coding sequence ATGCTCTTCATGGCAACGGCCGTCCACGCGCTGACCGCCGACGAAGCCAGGGCCATCGCCTCGGGCGAATCCGAATCGCGCATCACCGCGCTCAACAAGGCCGTGCTCACGGCCGACGATAAGACAGCGGCCTTCATCCAGGCCATGTCCGACGACACGGTCAAGTACACCGAAGACAAGGTCTTCGTGATGAAGGACGACAAAGGCTACGACCCCGTGACCGGCGCCGAAGTGAAGGTGCCCGACACGGCCGAGGACGTGGTCAACAACAACCTGATGCGCGGCGCGCTCGATGCCGCGCAGGCCGCGCTCAAGCTCACGAGCAAGGACGACGCGGTTCGCGCCGAAGCCGCGCAGGCGCTCTTCAAGGAGCCCGACGAATCGCGCATCCCGATGGTCGAGAAGGCGCTGGCCGCAGAGACCAACCCCGCCATCAAGGCGCAGCTCCAGCTGGTGCGCGCCGCCGGCATGCTGACCAGTGCCGACAAGGCCAAGCGCCTGGCCGCGGCCAAGGAACTCGGTGCCAACAGCAGCCCCGACACCAAGCTGCTGCTCAACCAGCGGCTCGCCGACGAGACCGAGGCCGACGTCAAGGCCGCCATCGTCGCCTCGATCGCCAGCATCGACGGCTCGCTGGTGTGGGGCGACCGCATCAACGCCGTGTTCAGCGGCATCAGCCTGGGCTCGGTGCTGCTGCTCGCGGCGCTCGGGCTGGCCATCACCTACGGGCTGATGGGTGTCATCAACATGGCGCACGGCGAGCTGATGATGATCGGTGCCTATGCCACCTACGTGATGCAGGGCATCTTCCAGCGCTACATGCCCGAGGCGGCTTTCGGCTGGTACCTGGTGGCCGCCATTCCGGTGGCGTTCCTTGCATCGGCGCTCGTGGGGGCGGTGCTCGAACGCGGCGTGATCCGCTTCCTCTACGGCCGGCCGCTGGAGACGCTGCTTGCCACCTGGGGCATCAGCCTGATGCTGCAGCAGCTCGTGCGCTCGCTGTTCGGCGCGCAGAACGTCGGCGTCGAAAACCCGGGCTGGATGAGCGGCGGCTTCACCATGCTGAGCAACGTCACGCTGCCGTGGAACCGCATCTGCATCATCGTCTTCGCGGTGCTGGTGCTGCTTGCGATGGGCTGGCTCATCGGCCGCACGCGGCTGGGCTTGTTCGTGCGCGGCGTGACGCAGAACCGCCCGATCGCCTCGTGCATGGGCGTGAACACCGCGCGAATCGATACCTACGCCTTCGCGCTCGGCTCCGGCATTGCCGGCCTCGCGGGCTGCGCGCTGAGCCAGATCGGCAACGTCGGGCCCGACCTCGGCCAGAGCTACATTGTCGACAGCTTCATGGTGGTCGTGATGGGTGGCGTGGGCCAGCTCGCGGGCACGGTGTACGCGGCCATGGGCCTGGGCATTCTCAACAAGTTCATCGAAGGCTGGGCGGGTGCGGTGCTCGCCAAGATCGCGGTGCTGGTCTTCATCATCATCTTCATCCAGAAGCGTCCGCAAGGCATCTTCGCGATGAAGGGCCGGAGTGCAGAGGCATGA
- the urtA gene encoding urea ABC transporter substrate-binding protein, which translates to MQRRFTLKALTAAVALASISAAPAFAADTIKVGVLHSLSGTMAISETVLKDTVLMAIEDINKKGGVLGKQLEPVVVDPASNWPLFAEKTKQLLGQDKVSVIFGCWTSVSRKSVLPVVEEMNGLLFYPVQYEGEELSKNVFYTGAAPNQQAIPAVDYLMSKEGGGAKRWVLLGTDYVYPRTTNKILRAYLKSKGVKDTDIDEKYTPFGHSDYQTIVADIKKFSAGGKTAVVSTINGDSNVPFYKELGNAGLKAKDVPVVAFSVGEEELRGVDTKPLVGHLAAWNYFMSIKNPTNTAFIKQWSDYAKAKNIAGHKDKPLTNDPMEATWIGIHMWKQAVEKAKSTDTDKVIAAMAGQTFTAPSGIVSKMDEKNHHLHKSVFIGEIKADGQFSVVWKTPGPVKAKPWSPYIEGNDKKPDQPAGKSM; encoded by the coding sequence ATGCAACGTCGTTTCACACTCAAGGCGCTCACCGCCGCCGTCGCCCTGGCCAGCATCTCCGCTGCGCCGGCCTTTGCCGCCGACACCATCAAGGTCGGCGTGCTGCATTCGCTGTCGGGCACGATGGCCATCTCGGAAACCGTGTTGAAAGACACCGTGCTGATGGCCATCGAGGACATCAACAAGAAGGGCGGCGTGTTGGGCAAGCAGCTGGAGCCCGTGGTGGTCGACCCGGCTTCCAACTGGCCGCTGTTCGCCGAGAAGACCAAGCAGCTGCTCGGCCAGGACAAGGTGTCGGTGATCTTCGGCTGCTGGACCTCGGTCTCGCGCAAGTCGGTGCTGCCGGTGGTCGAGGAAATGAACGGCCTCTTGTTCTACCCCGTGCAGTACGAAGGTGAAGAGCTGTCCAAGAACGTGTTCTACACCGGTGCGGCCCCCAACCAGCAAGCCATTCCGGCCGTCGACTACCTGATGAGCAAGGAAGGCGGCGGCGCCAAGCGCTGGGTGCTGCTGGGCACCGACTACGTGTACCCCCGCACCACCAACAAGATCCTGCGCGCCTACCTCAAGAGCAAGGGCGTGAAGGACACCGACATCGACGAGAAGTACACCCCCTTCGGCCACAGCGACTACCAGACCATCGTCGCCGACATCAAGAAGTTCTCGGCCGGCGGCAAGACGGCCGTGGTGTCGACCATCAACGGCGACTCCAACGTGCCGTTCTACAAGGAACTCGGCAACGCCGGCCTCAAGGCCAAGGACGTGCCCGTGGTGGCCTTCTCGGTGGGTGAAGAAGAACTGCGCGGCGTGGACACCAAGCCGCTGGTCGGCCACCTGGCCGCATGGAACTACTTCATGTCGATCAAGAACCCGACCAATACGGCGTTCATCAAGCAGTGGAGCGACTACGCCAAGGCCAAGAACATCGCCGGCCACAAGGACAAGCCGCTCACCAACGACCCGATGGAAGCCACCTGGATCGGCATCCACATGTGGAAGCAGGCCGTGGAGAAGGCCAAGAGCACCGACACCGACAAGGTGATCGCCGCCATGGCCGGCCAGACCTTCACGGCGCCCTCGGGCATCGTGTCGAAGATGGACGAGAAGAACCATCACCTGCACAAGAGCGTGTTCATCGGCGAGATCAAGGCCGACGGCCAGTTCAGCGTGGTGTGGAAGACGCCGGGCCCGGTCAAGGCCAAGCCATGGAGCCCGTACATCGAAGGCAACGACAAGAAGCCTGACCAGCCGGCTGGCAAGTCGATGTAA
- a CDS encoding nucleotidyltransferase domain-containing protein, with protein sequence MKSLEVIKPILGFKMPRMGKSLSSAAQIQKGTSLADALFTSTQQRVLGYLFGQPDRSFFATELIRLTGAGSGAVQRELKQLTASGLLITSRVGNQKHYQANAAAPIYDELSSIVRKTFGLAGPLREALEPLAAQIEAAFVFGSVAKNKDTAASDIDLLLISEKLAYADLFLALDAVSARLGRTVNPTMFTRKELMRKHKDGESFVKRVMEQPKLWVIGDARDLPA encoded by the coding sequence GTGAAGTCACTCGAGGTCATAAAGCCCATTTTGGGCTTTAAAATGCCCAGAATGGGTAAGTCCTTGTCGTCCGCCGCGCAGATCCAGAAAGGCACTAGCTTGGCGGACGCCCTTTTCACGTCCACCCAGCAACGTGTGCTTGGCTATCTTTTCGGGCAGCCGGACCGCAGTTTCTTTGCCACCGAATTGATCAGGCTCACGGGCGCAGGCTCCGGCGCGGTGCAGCGCGAACTCAAGCAGCTGACCGCCAGCGGCTTGCTCATCACATCGCGCGTAGGCAACCAGAAGCACTACCAAGCGAACGCCGCGGCGCCGATCTACGACGAGTTGAGCAGCATTGTCCGCAAGACCTTCGGCCTTGCAGGTCCGCTGCGCGAAGCCTTGGAACCGCTTGCCGCGCAAATCGAAGCCGCCTTCGTGTTCGGATCGGTAGCCAAGAACAAAGACACGGCTGCCAGCGACATCGACTTGCTGCTGATCAGTGAAAAACTTGCGTATGCGGACCTGTTTCTTGCCCTCGATGCAGTGTCGGCACGCCTTGGCCGTACAGTGAACCCGACCATGTTCACAAGAAAAGAACTGATGCGAAAGCACAAAGACGGCGAGTCGTTCGTGAAGCGCGTCATGGAACAGCCCAAGCTCTGGGTCATCGGTGACGCGCGTGACCTCCCCGCTTGA
- a CDS encoding PHB depolymerase family esterase, with amino-acid sequence MVRRSTATLFARAYERNLKALTKLTLSNSKRVTGQVKRATAKRLKPPPGRGDWLSGVALGPGGARGYHLFRPADLKLAAGEKLPLMVMLHGCGQTGRDFAASTRMNALAVRQRFLVLYLEQDRLAHPQGCWNWYERRSGKADAEAGTLMAAVDQACVLYPVDRERIGLAGLSAGASMAALLATRYPLRFKAVVMHSGVAPGAAKSSATALGAMRGQHTPPMPSTAVGKAMGAAAVFATLPPMLVLHGTADGVVAPSNAVNSAAVWATALGANPGKPRTLQRGKRHPMQVTEFRRKGRTLVTLCEIARLGHAWSGGASRLLFSDPEGPDATRMAWAFAVAQFKREAANSIKPAKA; translated from the coding sequence ATGGTCCGTCGTTCCACCGCAACCCTTTTCGCCCGCGCCTACGAGCGCAACCTGAAGGCGCTGACCAAGCTCACGCTCAGCAACAGCAAGCGCGTGACGGGCCAGGTCAAGCGCGCCACCGCCAAGCGCCTGAAGCCGCCGCCGGGCCGGGGCGACTGGCTCAGCGGCGTGGCGCTGGGCCCGGGCGGCGCGCGCGGGTATCACCTGTTCCGGCCTGCGGACCTGAAGCTCGCTGCGGGTGAAAAGCTGCCGCTCATGGTCATGCTGCACGGCTGCGGCCAGACGGGGCGCGACTTCGCGGCCAGCACGCGCATGAATGCGCTCGCCGTGCGGCAGCGCTTCCTGGTGCTCTACCTGGAGCAGGACAGGCTCGCGCATCCCCAAGGCTGCTGGAACTGGTACGAACGCCGCTCGGGCAAGGCCGACGCGGAGGCCGGCACGCTGATGGCCGCCGTCGACCAGGCCTGTGTGCTGTACCCGGTGGACCGCGAGCGCATTGGACTGGCGGGCCTTTCGGCGGGCGCCAGCATGGCCGCGTTGCTGGCCACGCGCTATCCGCTGCGCTTCAAGGCCGTCGTCATGCATTCGGGCGTGGCGCCGGGCGCGGCCAAGTCTTCGGCCACCGCCCTGGGCGCCATGCGCGGCCAGCACACGCCCCCCATGCCATCCACCGCCGTCGGCAAGGCCATGGGCGCGGCCGCCGTCTTTGCGACCTTGCCGCCGATGCTGGTGTTGCACGGCACCGCCGACGGGGTGGTGGCGCCCAGCAACGCTGTCAACAGCGCGGCCGTGTGGGCCACGGCCCTGGGTGCGAACCCGGGCAAGCCGCGCACGCTCCAGCGCGGCAAGCGGCACCCCATGCAGGTCACCGAGTTCCGGCGCAAGGGCCGCACGCTGGTCACGCTGTGCGAGATCGCGCGCCTTGGGCACGCGTGGAGCGGCGGCGCCTCGCGCCTGCTGTTCAGCGACCCGGAGGGGCCTGACGCCACGCGCATGGCGTGGGCCTTTGCGGTCGCGCAGTTCAAGCGCGAGGCCGCAAATTCGATCAAGCCCGCGAAAGCCTAG